A region from the Cystobacter ferrugineus genome encodes:
- a CDS encoding NADH:flavin oxidoreductase — protein sequence MAADALFRPFSHKSLHLKNRIVMAPMTRSFSPHGVPPSEVATYYRRRAEGEVGLILSEGTVVDRPAAKNDPNVPHFHGEQALAGWKRVIDEVHAAGGRMAPQLWHVGSARNPLTKWVAPPPVDSPSGLSSPGKRFTEPMTDSAIADTIAAFGRAAADAKRLGFDSVEIHGAHGYLIDQFFWAGVNERTDVYGGATLAQRTRFAVDVVKSIRAAVGEDFVIILRLSQWKQQDFNVKLAQTPQEMAAWLTPLVDAGVDILHCSQRRFWEPEFEGSELNFAGWAKKLTGKPTITVGSVGLSGEFIETLAKGAGSKPASIDNLLRRLEREEFDLVAVGRALISDPQWARKVREGRDSELAAFDREALATLV from the coding sequence TTGGCCGCAGATGCCCTGTTCCGACCCTTCTCCCACAAGTCCCTTCATCTCAAGAACCGCATCGTCATGGCGCCCATGACCCGGTCCTTCTCGCCCCATGGCGTGCCGCCCTCCGAGGTCGCCACCTACTACCGCCGCCGCGCCGAGGGCGAGGTGGGCCTCATCCTCTCCGAGGGCACCGTCGTGGACCGGCCCGCGGCCAAGAACGATCCCAACGTGCCGCACTTCCACGGGGAGCAGGCGCTGGCCGGCTGGAAGCGCGTCATCGACGAGGTGCATGCCGCCGGTGGGCGCATGGCCCCGCAGCTCTGGCACGTGGGCTCGGCGCGCAACCCCCTGACGAAGTGGGTCGCTCCGCCTCCGGTGGACAGCCCCTCGGGCCTGTCCTCGCCCGGCAAGCGCTTCACCGAGCCGATGACGGACTCGGCCATCGCGGACACCATCGCCGCCTTCGGCCGGGCCGCCGCGGACGCCAAACGGCTGGGCTTCGACTCGGTGGAGATCCACGGCGCCCACGGCTACCTCATCGATCAGTTCTTCTGGGCGGGCGTGAACGAGCGCACCGACGTCTATGGCGGTGCCACCCTCGCCCAGCGCACCCGCTTCGCCGTCGACGTGGTGAAGTCCATCCGCGCCGCGGTGGGCGAGGACTTCGTCATCATCCTGCGCCTGTCCCAGTGGAAGCAGCAGGACTTCAACGTGAAGCTCGCCCAGACGCCCCAGGAGATGGCAGCGTGGCTCACGCCGCTCGTCGACGCGGGCGTGGACATCCTCCACTGCTCCCAGCGCCGCTTCTGGGAGCCGGAGTTCGAGGGCTCGGAGCTCAACTTCGCCGGGTGGGCCAAGAAGCTCACCGGCAAGCCCACCATCACCGTGGGCTCGGTGGGGCTGTCGGGCGAGTTCATCGAGACCCTCGCGAAGGGCGCGGGCTCCAAGCCCGCGTCCATTGACAACCTGCTGCGCCGCCTGGAGCGGGAGGAGTTCGACCTGGTGGCGGTGGGCCGCGCGCTCATCTCGGACCCGCAGTGGGCGCGCAAGGTGCGCGAGGGGCGCGACTCGGAGCTGGCCGCCTTCGACCGGGAAGCGCTCGCCACGCTCGTGTGA
- a CDS encoding ATP adenylyltransferase family protein yields MNTRTAPPSLLRPEDLWSRTLEATRHGLATGALQPIATECRTLNHRGVPFQVRMLGRAHLKDERAKREPPRATPFNPFENPDPNLVVGGLTPTHVCLLNKFNVVEHHLLIVTRVFEEQESWLTAADFEALALCMSGLDGLAFYNSGEAAGASQRHKHLQLIPPLGPDGLRVPMETWLSAPLARGVVKTVTDLGFGHVATGLGSWEGVPERDGARMLEAYQALMAAAAMGTTPLPPYNLLATRDWMLLVPRACAESQGINVNAMGFGGSLLVKTEQQRQQLEEQGPMELLRQVTRPVVLG; encoded by the coding sequence ATGAACACGCGCACCGCTCCCCCGTCCCTGCTGCGGCCCGAGGACCTGTGGTCCCGGACGCTCGAAGCCACCCGGCATGGACTGGCCACCGGAGCCCTGCAACCCATCGCCACCGAGTGCCGCACCCTGAACCACCGGGGAGTGCCCTTCCAGGTGCGCATGCTCGGACGGGCGCACCTCAAGGACGAGCGCGCCAAACGCGAGCCACCCCGCGCCACGCCCTTCAACCCCTTCGAGAACCCGGATCCGAACCTCGTGGTGGGCGGGCTGACTCCCACCCACGTGTGTCTGCTCAACAAGTTCAACGTCGTCGAGCACCACCTGCTCATCGTGACGCGCGTCTTCGAGGAGCAGGAGTCCTGGCTCACGGCCGCGGACTTCGAGGCGCTCGCGCTGTGCATGAGTGGGCTGGACGGGCTGGCCTTCTACAACTCCGGCGAGGCGGCGGGCGCGAGCCAGCGGCACAAGCACCTGCAGCTCATTCCCCCGCTGGGGCCCGATGGCCTGCGCGTCCCCATGGAGACGTGGCTGTCCGCGCCCCTGGCGCGCGGCGTGGTGAAGACGGTGACCGACCTGGGCTTCGGCCATGTGGCGACGGGGCTCGGGTCCTGGGAGGGCGTGCCCGAGCGGGATGGGGCGCGCATGCTCGAGGCCTACCAGGCGCTCATGGCCGCGGCCGCCATGGGCACCACGCCGCTGCCGCCCTACAACCTGCTGGCCACGCGTGACTGGATGCTGCTCGTGCCCCGCGCGTGCGCCGAGTCCCAGGGCATCAACGTCAACGCCATGGGCTTCGGCGGCTCGCTGCTCGTCAAGACGGAGCAGCAGCGCCAGCAGCTCGAGGAGCAGGGGCCCATGGAGCTGCTGCGACAGGTGACCCGGCCCGTCGTGCTCGGGTGA
- a CDS encoding MFS transporter, with protein sequence MRASPLEVPARAEPTPREARAAVSTVFFVNGFVFASWVPHIPTVQSRLGLSTSLLGLALLGVAAGALVAMPVTGALVSRWGSRFVTLVSALLLCALVVLPVRALDFPSLVLALVALGAANGTMDVAMNAHAVAVERRVGRTIMSSFHGLFSLGGLAGAGGSVLLLSRGMTPETHMLGVAAFGGTAVLACARFLLPASADGTGAAHAFALPRGPLLVLGAAAFVVMMVEGAMADWSAVYLRQSLAADAGLAGAGYAGFSLAMAMGRLTGDRFVNGLGPRVLLGAGALLAAGGLGAALLLHHPVAAIVGFGCVGLGLSNLVPVLFSAAGRVSAIPAAVGIAAVSTTGYGGFLVGPPLVGLLADWTRLPVALGLLVVFLGLIAAGARRVFPDRA encoded by the coding sequence ATGAGGGCCTCCCCGCTCGAAGTCCCGGCGCGCGCCGAGCCCACCCCGAGAGAGGCCCGTGCGGCGGTGTCCACCGTCTTCTTCGTCAATGGCTTCGTCTTCGCGAGCTGGGTGCCGCACATCCCCACGGTGCAGAGCCGGCTGGGGTTGAGCACGAGCCTGCTGGGACTGGCGCTGTTGGGGGTGGCGGCGGGCGCGCTGGTGGCCATGCCCGTGACGGGCGCGCTGGTGTCGCGCTGGGGCAGCCGCTTCGTCACGCTCGTGAGCGCGCTGCTGCTGTGCGCCCTGGTGGTGTTGCCCGTGCGCGCGCTCGACTTCCCGTCCCTGGTGCTGGCGCTGGTGGCGCTCGGGGCCGCCAACGGCACCATGGACGTGGCGATGAATGCCCATGCCGTCGCCGTGGAGCGCCGGGTGGGAAGAACCATCATGTCCTCGTTCCATGGCCTGTTCAGCCTGGGCGGCCTGGCCGGCGCGGGGGGCTCCGTGCTGCTGCTCTCCCGGGGGATGACACCCGAGACGCACATGCTGGGAGTGGCGGCGTTCGGGGGCACGGCGGTGCTCGCCTGCGCGCGCTTCCTGCTGCCCGCCTCTGCGGATGGGACCGGGGCCGCGCATGCCTTCGCGCTGCCGCGGGGGCCGCTGCTCGTGCTCGGCGCGGCGGCCTTCGTGGTGATGATGGTGGAGGGGGCCATGGCGGACTGGAGCGCCGTCTACCTGCGCCAGTCCCTGGCGGCCGACGCGGGACTCGCGGGCGCGGGCTACGCGGGCTTCTCGCTGGCCATGGCCATGGGACGGCTGACGGGGGACCGGTTCGTCAATGGCCTGGGCCCGCGGGTGCTGCTGGGCGCGGGAGCCCTGCTGGCCGCCGGGGGACTCGGGGCCGCGCTGCTCCTGCACCACCCGGTGGCGGCCATCGTGGGGTTCGGGTGCGTGGGGCTCGGCCTGTCCAACCTCGTGCCCGTGTTGTTCAGCGCGGCGGGCCGCGTGTCCGCCATTCCCGCGGCGGTGGGCATCGCGGCGGTGTCCACGACGGGCTATGGCGGCTTCCTCGTGGGCCCTCCGCTCGTCGGACTGCTCGCCGACTGGACGCGCCTGCCCGTGGCCCTGGGGCTGCTCGTGGTGTTCCTGGGCCTCATCGCCGCGGGCGCGCGCCGCGTGTTCCCGGACAGGGCCTGA
- a CDS encoding PAS domain-containing protein yields the protein MESRLAELLDARREEIMRRWVGHVARFHATEAHSRSELEDHMPHFLSALSRNLREGRQERARDYDSSSPVTNQGAQHGLQRLRIGFDLEAVVREYGELREILDDLFEQAGLVPSLDEERVLNQSLSQAVAEAVSSYTASQRLRLHEGRLTLDAMENGDAFFILDAEWRMIRVNRSQERLSQIPREQTLGRVFWDVFPLTRDPSSKYWTEYHRVMRERVPVAFEEYYPPLDLWTEVTAYPEEAGGIIVFFRDVTEKKRLEAALKRSEERYELASRATQEAIWDWDLVTDSVGWNEGVRTLFGYAPEQVGANGAWWLGHIHPEDRERVERDIHAFIASTSAERWLCEYRFLRADGSHAEIVDRGYVARDARGRGLRMVGAMQDMTAQRAAEAESARARRFEQRRERQILGLAEAAAAIHGASSREGMLRALSLHARALVESHQSVVSLTQDQNWAQAITEVSLSAKYAAWRQYSAKPDGSGIYAWVCQRNQPVRMTQAELEAHPRWRGFGAHHREHPPLRGWLAVPLVGRDGQNLGLIQLSDKMDGGDFSADDEAVVVQLAQYTSSALENERLALETQKAQERARIAVEATQLGTWDMDPRTGTLIWDDRSRQLFGLPPDALVDFPSFLSCLHPEDRERVDQVVQRAMDFRSGGAFHTEYRTVRASDGAERWLDARGRVYFDGLQRPVRFTGTVLDITERKHLEAERVALLEREQAARTEAENANRLKDDFLATVSHELRTPLTAILGWVQILRSGQLPEERRMRALETVERNAHAQSQLVEDLLDVSRIMSGKLVLEVESVELGAVVEAALESIRPAAVAKGILLQPVIDSVASVMGDPTRLQQVVWNLLSNAVKFTPKGGRVQVLVERRDSSVEIVVADSGKGIPVEFLPHVFERFRQAEGSVARKYGGLGLGLSIVKHLVEAHGGTIEAFSEGEGRGASFTVRLPIAVVRRKEPSASSTMGSREHPDLTCPPQLEGLRVLLVDDEADTRELLRTLLEGCRARVETAGSAAEGLRALIQTRPHLLISDIGMPGEDGHAFIRKVRALPASEGGRIPAVALTAYARAEDRTRALLAGFKAHVPKPIERSELLAVILSLIPPPEER from the coding sequence TTGGAGAGCCGTCTCGCTGAGCTGCTGGATGCCCGGCGCGAGGAGATCATGCGGCGCTGGGTCGGGCATGTCGCGCGCTTCCATGCCACGGAGGCCCACAGCCGCTCCGAGCTGGAAGATCACATGCCCCACTTCCTCTCGGCCCTCAGCCGCAATCTGCGCGAGGGGCGCCAGGAGCGGGCGCGGGACTACGACTCGTCCAGTCCGGTGACGAACCAGGGGGCCCAGCACGGCCTGCAACGGCTGCGGATCGGCTTCGATCTCGAGGCGGTGGTCCGCGAGTATGGCGAGCTACGGGAGATCCTCGATGATCTCTTCGAGCAGGCGGGCCTGGTGCCCTCGCTGGACGAGGAGCGCGTCCTCAACCAGAGCCTGAGCCAGGCCGTGGCCGAGGCGGTGTCCAGCTATACGGCCAGCCAGCGGCTGCGCCTCCATGAGGGACGGCTGACGCTCGACGCGATGGAGAACGGGGACGCCTTCTTCATCCTGGATGCCGAGTGGCGGATGATCCGCGTCAACCGTTCCCAGGAGCGCTTGAGCCAGATTCCGCGCGAGCAGACCCTGGGACGCGTTTTCTGGGATGTCTTCCCGCTCACCCGGGATCCCTCCAGCAAGTACTGGACCGAGTACCACCGGGTGATGCGCGAGCGCGTCCCGGTGGCGTTCGAGGAGTACTACCCGCCGCTGGATCTCTGGACCGAGGTGACGGCCTATCCCGAGGAGGCGGGCGGCATCATCGTCTTCTTCCGGGACGTGACCGAGAAGAAGCGCCTGGAAGCGGCCCTGAAGCGCTCCGAGGAGCGCTATGAGCTCGCCTCGCGTGCCACCCAGGAGGCCATCTGGGACTGGGACCTGGTGACCGACTCGGTGGGCTGGAACGAGGGGGTGCGGACCCTGTTCGGCTATGCGCCCGAGCAGGTGGGCGCGAACGGTGCGTGGTGGCTCGGGCACATCCATCCGGAGGACCGCGAGCGCGTGGAGCGCGACATCCATGCCTTCATCGCGTCGACGAGCGCCGAGCGTTGGCTGTGCGAGTACCGGTTCCTGCGCGCCGATGGCAGCCATGCCGAGATCGTGGATCGAGGCTACGTGGCCCGGGATGCGCGGGGCAGGGGGCTGCGCATGGTGGGGGCGATGCAGGACATGACCGCCCAACGCGCGGCCGAGGCCGAGAGCGCGCGTGCCCGCAGGTTCGAGCAGCGCCGGGAGCGGCAGATCCTCGGGCTGGCGGAGGCCGCCGCGGCCATCCACGGTGCCTCGTCGCGCGAGGGGATGCTGCGCGCCCTCTCCCTGCATGCCCGGGCGCTCGTCGAGTCGCACCAGTCGGTGGTGTCCCTCACGCAGGACCAGAACTGGGCCCAGGCCATCACCGAGGTCTCGCTCTCGGCGAAGTACGCGGCCTGGCGGCAGTACTCCGCGAAGCCGGATGGCAGTGGCATCTACGCCTGGGTGTGCCAGCGCAACCAGCCGGTCCGCATGACGCAGGCGGAGCTGGAGGCCCATCCCCGCTGGCGTGGCTTTGGCGCCCACCACCGGGAGCATCCGCCCCTGCGCGGCTGGCTCGCCGTGCCCCTGGTGGGACGTGACGGGCAGAACCTGGGCCTCATCCAACTGTCGGACAAGATGGATGGCGGCGACTTCTCGGCAGATGACGAGGCCGTCGTCGTGCAACTGGCGCAGTACACCAGCAGCGCCCTGGAGAACGAGCGCCTGGCCCTGGAGACCCAGAAGGCCCAGGAGCGCGCGCGCATCGCGGTCGAGGCCACGCAGCTCGGCACCTGGGACATGGATCCCCGCACGGGAACGCTCATCTGGGATGACCGCTCCCGGCAGCTCTTCGGTCTGCCCCCCGACGCCCTGGTGGACTTCCCCTCCTTCCTCTCCTGCCTCCACCCGGAGGATCGGGAGCGGGTGGACCAGGTCGTCCAGCGCGCCATGGACTTCCGGAGCGGAGGGGCATTCCACACCGAGTACCGTACCGTGCGCGCGAGCGATGGGGCCGAGCGCTGGCTGGATGCGCGGGGCCGGGTGTACTTCGATGGTCTGCAACGGCCCGTGCGCTTCACGGGCACGGTGCTGGACATCACCGAGCGCAAGCACCTGGAGGCCGAGCGCGTGGCCCTGCTGGAGCGCGAGCAGGCGGCGCGCACCGAGGCCGAGAACGCCAACCGGCTCAAGGACGACTTCCTCGCCACGGTGTCGCACGAGCTGCGCACGCCGCTCACCGCCATCCTGGGCTGGGTGCAGATCCTCCGCTCGGGTCAGCTCCCCGAGGAGCGGCGCATGCGCGCGCTGGAGACGGTGGAGCGCAACGCCCACGCCCAGTCCCAGCTCGTGGAGGATCTGCTGGACGTCAGCCGCATCATGTCCGGCAAGCTGGTCCTGGAGGTCGAGTCCGTCGAGCTCGGCGCGGTGGTGGAAGCCGCGCTCGAGTCCATCCGCCCGGCCGCGGTGGCCAAGGGCATCCTCCTGCAGCCGGTGATCGACTCCGTCGCGAGCGTCATGGGAGATCCCACCCGCCTGCAGCAGGTGGTCTGGAACCTGCTGTCCAACGCGGTGAAGTTCACGCCCAAGGGAGGCCGCGTCCAGGTGCTGGTGGAGCGGCGCGACTCCTCGGTGGAAATCGTCGTCGCGGACTCCGGCAAGGGCATCCCCGTGGAGTTCCTGCCCCACGTCTTCGAGCGCTTCCGCCAGGCGGAAGGCAGTGTCGCGCGCAAGTACGGGGGCCTGGGCCTGGGGCTGTCCATCGTCAAGCACCTGGTGGAGGCCCACGGCGGCACGATCGAAGCGTTCAGCGAGGGCGAGGGCCGGGGCGCCTCCTTCACGGTGCGGCTGCCCATCGCCGTGGTGCGGCGCAAGGAGCCGAGTGCCTCCTCCACCATGGGCTCGCGGGAACACCCCGACCTGACGTGCCCGCCCCAGCTCGAGGGCCTGCGGGTGCTGCTCGTGGATGACGAGGCGGACACGCGCGAGCTCCTGCGCACGCTGCTCGAGGGGTGCCGCGCGCGGGTGGAGACCGCGGGCTCGGCCGCCGAGGGACTGCGCGCGCTCATCCAGACGCGGCCCCACCTGCTCATCTCCGACATCGGCATGCCGGGCGAGGATGGCCATGCCTTCATCCGCAAGGTGCGCGCCCTTCCCGCGTCCGAGGGCGGCCGCATCCCCGCCGTGGCGCTCACCGCCTATGCCCGCGCCGAGGATCGCACCCGGGCCCTGCTCGCCGGCTTCAAGGCCCACGTGCCCAAGCCCATCGAGCGCTCCGAGCTGCTCGCCGTCATCCTCTCGCTCATTCCTCCACCCGAGGAGCGGTGA
- a CDS encoding DUF5011 domain-containing protein, protein MIPDSRHRTSSRLGTRARISWHSLLHCVPLLGALAACGPTDPAAPQQTQGIGQTARALESTLQASAEMPVSTTTPPWSVDSRPTVAAGNGVYLVVWEMEGHDTPDILAVRVRASDGARLDSSPLRIATGSPISDLPSVAFDGANFLVTWTDLSSSPAIVGARVRASDGALLDTAPLRISPPDYLPQYSPTVTFDGTNYLVFWHGYAWIGAGEADHRLQGIRIRPSDGTRIESTSFHVAPEEPAFHAASHGGASLVAWADGGVKAARVDAAGQVLDTTPLSLSPASATQVRVAARAGEFLVLWNEGASVKARRVRASDGALLDSADILVGSSAEFPLSTVWNGASFQATFDGQDYRVLWQATRNGRRELRTTRVSPSGTVEAGAEDWLAAFHAGSAGDWVGIAAQSPAHFLVTYAQYDPSVENNRTRFRLVSPNDCSNDVSPPLVTCPATLQSECAYNDQLAVDMDVGDNCGLQYVSNPPQSRGRPGTWTSSVVAVDIGGNEASCDTEWTVVDTRPPHLSVNGSQSFTLPYGTPFQEPGATGGDSCDGPYLDTFYWPNRIQVSGTVDPQVPGTYTLTYRLTDRSGNTATTTRTVTVLAP, encoded by the coding sequence GTGATTCCCGACTCCCGTCATCGCACGAGTTCCCGCCTGGGCACGCGCGCGCGCATTTCCTGGCATTCCCTGCTGCACTGCGTCCCGCTCCTGGGCGCGCTCGCCGCGTGTGGTCCGACGGACCCCGCCGCCCCCCAACAGACGCAAGGCATTGGCCAGACGGCCCGGGCGCTCGAGTCCACGCTCCAGGCCTCGGCCGAAATGCCCGTGAGCACCACGACGCCCCCCTGGTCCGTCGACTCCCGGCCCACGGTGGCCGCGGGCAATGGCGTCTACCTCGTCGTCTGGGAGATGGAGGGCCACGACACTCCAGACATCCTCGCCGTGCGGGTGCGCGCCTCGGACGGCGCGCGGTTGGACTCCTCGCCCCTTCGCATCGCCACGGGCAGCCCGATCTCCGACCTGCCCTCGGTGGCCTTCGACGGAGCCAACTTCCTGGTGACCTGGACGGATCTCTCCTCGAGCCCGGCCATCGTGGGGGCACGCGTGAGGGCCTCGGATGGCGCGCTACTCGATACGGCGCCCCTGCGCATCAGCCCACCGGATTATCTGCCCCAGTACTCGCCGACCGTGACGTTCGACGGGACGAACTACCTGGTGTTCTGGCACGGCTACGCCTGGATCGGCGCGGGCGAAGCGGACCACAGGCTCCAGGGCATCCGGATTCGTCCCTCGGACGGCACGCGCATCGAGTCCACCTCCTTCCACGTCGCGCCGGAGGAGCCCGCCTTCCATGCCGCCTCGCATGGGGGCGCGAGCCTGGTGGCGTGGGCCGACGGCGGGGTGAAGGCCGCCCGCGTGGACGCGGCGGGACAGGTGCTCGACACCACGCCCCTGTCCCTCTCCCCGGCGTCCGCGACCCAGGTCCGGGTCGCCGCGCGGGCGGGCGAGTTCCTCGTGCTGTGGAACGAGGGCGCGTCCGTGAAGGCCCGGCGCGTGCGCGCCTCGGATGGAGCGCTGCTCGACTCCGCGGACATCCTCGTGGGCTCCTCGGCCGAGTTCCCCCTGAGCACCGTCTGGAACGGCGCGTCCTTCCAGGCGACCTTCGATGGACAGGACTACCGGGTGCTCTGGCAGGCCACGCGCAACGGAAGGCGCGAGCTACGCACCACGCGGGTGTCCCCCTCGGGGACGGTCGAAGCGGGCGCGGAGGATTGGCTTGCCGCGTTCCATGCGGGCTCGGCCGGGGACTGGGTGGGCATCGCCGCACAGAGCCCCGCCCACTTCCTGGTGACCTATGCGCAGTACGATCCGTCGGTGGAGAACAACCGCACCCGCTTCCGGCTCGTCAGCCCGAATGACTGCTCCAACGACGTGTCACCGCCACTGGTGACCTGTCCCGCCACGCTCCAGTCGGAGTGCGCCTACAACGACCAGCTCGCCGTGGACATGGACGTCGGCGACAACTGCGGACTCCAGTACGTGAGCAACCCACCGCAGTCCAGGGGTCGTCCGGGCACCTGGACCTCTTCGGTCGTCGCCGTCGACATCGGCGGCAACGAGGCGAGCTGTGACACGGAGTGGACGGTCGTCGATACGCGCCCGCCTCACTTGAGTGTCAATGGCTCCCAGAGCTTCACCCTGCCCTACGGCACGCCCTTCCAGGAGCCGGGCGCCACGGGTGGCGATAGCTGTGATGGTCCCTACCTGGACACCTTCTACTGGCCGAACCGGATTCAAGTCTCCGGCACGGTCGACCCGCAGGTGCCGGGCACCTATACCCTCACCTATCGCCTCACGGACCGCTCCGGCAACACGGCCACCACCACCCGCACCGTGACGGTGCTCGCGCCGTAG
- a CDS encoding M4 family metallopeptidase: MSVTALSLLMSACTEGSGLEGSKAEGVKTLASALGNNVVDKDEAGVARFIVGNLGNAPASSLAADLAPALATIAPQFRINQGDLRLKRSYKDAQGDEHYRYQVSHNGRAIYGGELRLHARAGKIIAANTNVRGDLTGPEKAVVAPEAAALAVAEDREAPLSARTAAGEPELFYYRAGDKLLLVYEIRQTGSKSDGTPVDDSVLVNSQDGSIVERIPHVHTALDRKLYDGLTKSTLPGTLARIEGADPVADAVVNTNYDHLGTVYKCYSELFGRDSINNAGATLISTVHHQVNYVNAFWNGTQMVYGDGNGVDASNLANSLDVTAHELTHAVTDYESDLVYSGESGGLNESMSDIFGAVCEWYGDGKVVSDRTWLIGDDVWTPATPGDALRYMANPTQDGDSLDYYPDYYGGVDVHYSSGISNLAFYLLSQGGTHPTGKTTTQVAGIGIEKAARIFYKANADLMTPSTSFEQAKVATEQAAQQLGYDEATIASVSNAWKAVGVGVPVPPPPSSPIGKDTPTPVEGTKGSKKYFTVEVPEGAYDLQISTSGGTGDVDLYTRFASAPTTTTYDCRGYKSGNNEACTIALPSHGTWYVMLNGYSAYSGATLTVTWKGGYTNIENRQKVTGLSGAPGSEQVFKIAVPPRKHGGNNHVHIRLHGGSGNVDLYAQHGSAPNTFEYDCRSVHDHNSETCNLNNVRPGNYYILVYGAKGGFENVTLEVLHQE; encoded by the coding sequence GTGAGTGTTACCGCCCTGTCGTTGTTGATGAGCGCGTGCACCGAAGGCAGCGGCCTGGAGGGCTCCAAGGCCGAGGGTGTCAAGACTTTGGCGTCGGCGCTTGGCAACAACGTCGTGGACAAGGATGAGGCGGGCGTGGCCCGGTTCATCGTGGGGAATCTGGGCAATGCCCCGGCCTCCTCGCTCGCCGCGGATCTCGCTCCGGCCCTGGCGACCATCGCGCCCCAGTTCCGCATCAACCAGGGCGATCTGCGGCTCAAGCGCTCCTACAAGGACGCGCAGGGTGATGAGCACTACCGCTACCAGGTGAGCCACAACGGGCGCGCCATCTACGGCGGCGAGCTGCGTCTGCACGCGCGCGCCGGGAAGATCATCGCCGCCAACACCAACGTGCGCGGTGACCTGACGGGCCCGGAGAAGGCGGTGGTGGCGCCCGAGGCCGCCGCCCTCGCGGTCGCCGAGGATCGCGAGGCCCCGCTGTCCGCGCGCACCGCCGCCGGCGAGCCGGAGCTCTTCTACTACCGCGCCGGTGACAAGCTCCTGCTCGTCTATGAGATCCGCCAGACGGGCTCCAAGTCCGACGGCACGCCGGTGGACGACTCGGTGCTCGTCAACTCGCAGGATGGCTCCATCGTCGAGCGCATCCCGCACGTGCACACGGCGCTGGACCGCAAGCTGTACGACGGCCTCACCAAGAGCACCCTGCCGGGCACCCTGGCGCGCATCGAGGGCGCGGATCCCGTGGCCGACGCGGTCGTCAACACCAACTACGATCACCTGGGCACGGTCTACAAGTGCTACAGCGAGCTGTTCGGCCGCGACTCCATCAACAACGCGGGCGCCACGCTCATCAGCACCGTGCACCACCAGGTGAACTACGTGAACGCCTTCTGGAACGGCACCCAGATGGTCTACGGCGACGGTAACGGCGTCGATGCCTCCAACCTGGCCAACTCGCTGGACGTCACCGCGCACGAGCTCACCCACGCCGTGACCGACTATGAGTCGGACCTGGTGTACTCGGGCGAGTCCGGTGGTCTCAACGAGTCCATGTCCGACATCTTCGGCGCCGTGTGCGAGTGGTATGGCGACGGCAAGGTCGTCAGCGATCGCACCTGGCTCATCGGTGACGACGTGTGGACGCCGGCCACCCCCGGGGACGCGCTGCGCTACATGGCCAACCCCACCCAGGACGGCGACTCGCTGGACTACTACCCGGACTACTACGGCGGCGTGGACGTGCACTACAGCTCGGGCATCTCCAACCTGGCCTTCTACCTGCTGAGCCAGGGTGGTACGCACCCCACGGGCAAGACGACCACGCAGGTGGCGGGCATCGGCATCGAGAAGGCCGCGCGCATCTTCTACAAGGCCAACGCCGACCTCATGACGCCGAGCACCAGCTTCGAGCAGGCCAAGGTCGCCACCGAGCAGGCCGCGCAGCAGCTCGGCTACGACGAGGCCACCATCGCCTCCGTCTCCAACGCCTGGAAGGCCGTGGGTGTGGGCGTGCCCGTGCCGCCTCCTCCCTCCTCGCCGATCGGCAAGGACACGCCGACGCCTGTCGAGGGCACCAAGGGCTCCAAGAAGTACTTCACCGTCGAGGTGCCCGAGGGTGCGTATGACCTTCAGATCTCCACCTCGGGTGGCACCGGCGACGTGGACCTGTACACGCGCTTCGCCAGCGCGCCGACCACCACCACGTATGACTGCAGGGGCTACAAGTCGGGCAACAACGAGGCGTGCACCATCGCCCTGCCGAGCCACGGCACCTGGTATGTCATGCTCAACGGCTACAGCGCCTACTCCGGCGCCACGCTGACGGTGACCTGGAAGGGTGGCTACACCAACATCGAGAACCGCCAGAAGGTGACTGGCCTGTCCGGTGCGCCGGGCTCCGAGCAGGTCTTCAAGATCGCGGTGCCTCCGCGTAAGCACGGTGGCAACAACCACGTGCACATCCGCCTGCACGGCGGCTCGGGCAACGTGGACCTGTACGCGCAGCACGGCTCGGCGCCCAACACCTTCGAGTACGACTGCCGCAGCGTGCACGACCACAACAGCGAGACGTGCAACCTCAACAACGTGCGCCCGGGCAACTACTACATCCTGGTGTACGGCGCGAAGGGTGGCTTCGAGAACGTGACGCTCGAGGTCCTCCACCAGGAGTAG